From Flavobacterium arcticum, the proteins below share one genomic window:
- a CDS encoding phosphoadenylyl-sulfate reductase, whose amino-acid sequence MDRHKLNYLNKAIEEMPTDDAISFVLDAIKGKKVFSTSFGIEDQLLTHYIASHDDVTTFTLDTGRQFNETYKVFQDTLDKYPSLLIDTYSPDENDIKNYVKNCGINGFYDSIEKRKECCRIRKVKPLKRALTGAKLWITGLRAEQSMNRETMQFLEWDETNQLIKFNPLLHYTLKQVEHEVGVFNIPVNPLYYKGYLSIGCAPCTRALLKGEDFRAGRWWWENGKKECGLHIHSDNNH is encoded by the coding sequence ATGGATAGACATAAATTAAACTATTTAAATAAAGCAATAGAAGAAATGCCTACGGATGATGCTATATCGTTTGTGTTAGATGCTATAAAAGGTAAAAAAGTATTCTCTACATCTTTTGGTATAGAAGATCAATTATTAACACATTATATAGCATCGCATGATGATGTTACTACCTTTACTCTCGATACAGGAAGGCAATTTAATGAAACTTATAAGGTTTTTCAAGATACACTTGATAAGTACCCATCTTTACTAATAGATACTTATTCTCCTGATGAAAATGATATTAAGAACTATGTTAAGAATTGTGGTATAAATGGTTTTTATGATAGTATAGAAAAACGTAAAGAGTGTTGCAGAATACGAAAAGTAAAACCATTAAAACGCGCGTTAACAGGTGCGAAACTATGGATAACAGGATTGCGAGCGGAACAATCTATGAATCGTGAAACAATGCAATTTCTAGAGTGGGACGAAACGAATCAACTTATAAAGTTTAATCCGTTATTGCATTATACTCTAAAACAAGTAGAGCATGAGGTGGGGGTATTTAATATCCCCGTAAATCCTCTTTATTATAAAGGTTACTTAAGTATTGGTTGTGCACCATGTACTCGAGCACTTTTAAAGGGTGAAGATTTTCGTGCTGGTCGCTGGTGGTGGGAAAA
- a CDS encoding RrF2 family transcriptional regulator, with protein sequence MLSKKTKYGLKALIYIAKQGGEGPVLISDISEKERIPKKFLETILLDLKKFGILGSKKGKGGGYYLMKDPETITMAVLIRVLDGPIAMLPCVSLNYYEPCEDCPDEKVCILNHFMAEVRDNTLNLLQKKTLHDLITK encoded by the coding sequence ATGCTTTCTAAAAAGACAAAATATGGACTAAAGGCTCTTATCTACATTGCTAAGCAAGGTGGAGAAGGGCCTGTTCTTATTTCAGATATTTCGGAGAAAGAAAGAATTCCTAAAAAGTTTCTTGAAACCATATTGCTCGACCTTAAAAAGTTTGGCATCTTAGGCTCTAAGAAAGGAAAGGGCGGAGGGTATTACCTTATGAAAGACCCTGAAACTATAACGATGGCTGTTCTAATACGAGTTCTTGACGGACCAATAGCAATGCTACCTTGTGTGAGCCTAAATTATTATGAACCTTGCGAAGATTGCCCTGATGAAAAAGTATGTATTTTAAATCATTTTATGGCAGAGGTTCGTGATAATACACTTAACCTGTTACAAAAGAAAACATTACATGACCTAATAACAAAGTAA
- the ctlX gene encoding citrulline utilization hydrolase CtlX, whose amino-acid sequence MKQITNTILMIRPVAFRMNEQTAVNNYYQKVLDNLLPDTVNVKAQHEFDAFVEKLKAVGVNVIVVDDTLDPDTPDSVFPNNWVSFHENNDVALYPMFAENRRHERREDILDLIEEKGFVIDNIVDYTSAEEDGFFLEGTGSIVLDRENQKAYCALSPRADEELFIEFCEDFEYSPIIFEAFQTVNKERKPIYHTNVMMCVGTTFAVICADCIDDKKERKMVLSSFKDDNKEVILLTEEQLNHFAGNMLQVIGTNENSYLVMSNSAHESLTQDQITKIEKHTEILSVGLDIIEACGGGSARCMMAEVFLPKK is encoded by the coding sequence AAATTACAAATACTATATTAATGATACGCCCTGTTGCGTTCAGAATGAATGAACAAACGGCGGTAAATAATTATTACCAAAAGGTTTTAGATAATCTTTTACCTGATACGGTAAACGTTAAGGCACAGCATGAATTTGATGCTTTTGTAGAAAAGCTTAAAGCAGTAGGTGTAAACGTTATTGTTGTTGATGATACACTCGACCCTGATACTCCAGACTCGGTATTCCCTAATAACTGGGTTTCTTTTCATGAAAATAATGACGTAGCCCTATATCCAATGTTTGCCGAGAATCGCAGACACGAACGTAGAGAAGATATACTTGACCTAATAGAAGAAAAAGGTTTTGTTATTGATAATATTGTAGATTATACATCGGCAGAAGAAGATGGATTCTTTTTAGAGGGTACTGGCAGTATAGTGCTTGATAGAGAAAACCAAAAAGCCTATTGTGCGTTGTCACCACGTGCTGATGAAGAATTATTTATAGAGTTTTGCGAAGATTTTGAATATAGCCCAATTATATTTGAAGCTTTCCAAACGGTAAACAAAGAACGTAAGCCTATATATCATACTAATGTTATGATGTGTGTAGGTACTACATTTGCTGTTATTTGTGCCGATTGTATTGATGATAAAAAGGAGCGCAAAATGGTGCTTTCTAGTTTTAAAGATGATAATAAGGAGGTTATATTGCTTACAGAAGAACAACTTAATCATTTTGCAGGTAATATGTTACAAGTAATAGGCACAAATGAAAACAGCTACTTAGTAATGAGTAACTCGGCGCACGAAAGCCTTACGCAAGATCAAATTACCAAAATAGAGAAGCATACAGAAATACTATCTGTAGGCCTAGATATTATAGAAGCTTGTGGTGGTGGTAGTGCTCGCTGTATGATGGCAGAAGTGTTTTTACCTAAGAAATAA